One segment of Trachemys scripta elegans isolate TJP31775 chromosome 1, CAS_Tse_1.0, whole genome shotgun sequence DNA contains the following:
- the LOC117883758 gene encoding olfactory receptor 52K2-like yields MSDSNTTDFTNPSTFILLGIPGLEAAQIWISIPFCIMYVIAVLGNFIILFIVKTELSLHGPMYYFLCMLAVTDLVLCTCTIPKMLSIFWFNSREIDFTACLTQMFFIHSFFAMESGIIVAMAFDRYVAICDPLRHSTTLTNHVVAKISLSMVLRGAMLALPCPLLARQWSYCRTNIIPHTCCEHMAVVNLACADIRISSYYGLTVANLVICLDMFFITVSYTQILRAIFSLPTKDARLKTFGTCGSHLCAILAFYIPGLFSILASRVGHHVALHFHVLFANVCLLVPPMLNPIIFGVRTKQIRDRLLQLFTHKGPNVFL; encoded by the coding sequence atgtcagattccaacacaaccgacttcaccaacccctccaccttcatcctgctgggcattcctggcctggaggcggCCCAgatctggatctccatccccttctgcatcATGTACGTCATAGCTGTCTTAGGGAACTTCATCATCCTGTTCATCGTGAAGACGGAGCTGAGCCTCCATGgacccatgtactatttcctctgcatgctggctgtcacTGACCTCGTGCTGTGCACGTGCACAAttcccaaaatgctgagcatcttctggttcaattccagggagatagATTTCactgcctgcctcacccagatgttcttcATTCATTCCTTCTTTGCAATGGAGTCTGGGATCATCgtggccatggcttttgatcgctacgtggccatctgTGATCCACTGAGACATTCCACCACCCTGACAAACCACGTGGTGGCCAAGATCAGCCTGTCCATGGTACTGCGTGGTGCCATGCTCGCACTGCCCTGTCCCTTGCTCGCAAGACAGTGGtcatattgcagaaccaacatcatcccccacaCATGCTGCGAGCATATGGCAGTGGTGAATCTGGCCTGCGCTGACATCCGCATCAGTAGTTACTATGGCCTCACTGTGGCAAACTTGGTCATCTGTCTAGATATGTTTTTTATCACCGTGTCCTAtacccagatcctcagggccatcttcagtctccccacaaaggacgcccggctcaagacttttgggacctgcggctcccacctctgtgccatTTTAGCCTTTTACATCCCAGGTCTCTTCTCTATCTTAGCATCTCGAGTTGgccaccatgtggccctgcatttCCATGTTCTCTTTGCTAATGTGTGCCTCCTGGTGCCCCCCATGCTAAATCCCATCATTTTCGgtgtgaggaccaaacagatccgggacaggctgctccAGCTCTTTACTCATAAGGGGCCTAATGTTTTCTTATAG
- the LOC117873370 gene encoding olfactory receptor 52E4-like, with the protein MPDSSTTNFTNPSTFILLGIPGLETAHVWISIPFCTMYVIAILGNFILLFIMKTEPSLHGPMYYFLCMLAVTDLVLCTCTIPKMLSIFWFNSREIDFSACLTQMFFIACFFGMQSGIFMAMAFDRYVAICDPLRHSTTLTNPVVVKIGLAVALHGGVLTLPSPLIARQWPYCRTNIIPHTACDHMAVVNLACADIRISSYYGLIVGNLVITVDVFFIAVSYTQILRAIFRLPTKDTRLKTFGTCGSHLYAILAFYIPALFSMFTYRFGHHVALHFHVLFANVCLLVPPMLNPIIFGVRTKQIRDRLLRLLTQKGT; encoded by the coding sequence ATGCCAGATTCCAGCACAACCaacttcaccaacccctccaccttcatcttgctgggcattcctggcctggagacagcccatgtctggatctccatccccttctgcaccatgtatgtcatagccatcttggggaacttcaTCCTCCTGTTCATCATGAAGACGGAGCCGAGCCTCCATGgacccatgtactatttcctctgcatgctggctgtcacTGACCTCGTCCTGTGCACATGCACAAttcccaaaatgctgagcatcttctggttcaattccagggaaatagatttcagtgcctgcctcacccagatgttcttcATTGCCTGCTTCTTTGGAATGCAGTCTGGGATCTTCAtggccatggcttttgatcgctacgtggccatctgcGATCCACTGAGACATTCCACCACCCTGACAAACCCTGTGGTGGTCAAGATCGGCCTGGCTGTGGCTTTGCATGGCGGCGTGCTCACACTGCCCAGTCCCTTGATAGCAAGacagtggccatattgcagaaccaacatcatcccccacaCAGCCTGTGATCACATGGCCGTTGTGAATCTGGCCTGTGCTGACATCCGCATCAGTAGTTACTATGGCCTCATTGTGGGAAACTTGGTCATCACAGTAGATGTGTTTTTTATTGCCGTGTCCTAtacccagatcctcagggccatcttcagACTCCCCACAAAGGACACccggctcaagacttttgggacctgtGGCTCCCACCTCTATGCCATTTTAGCCTTTTACATCCCAGCACTCTTCTCTATGTTCACTTATCGGTTTGgccaccatgtggccctgcatttCCATGTTCTCTTTGCTAATGTGTGCCTCCTGGTGCCCCCCatgctaaaccccatcattttcGGTGTGAGGACGaaacagatccgggacaggctgctccGGCTCTTAACTCAGAAAGGGACCTAA